Proteins from one Camelus bactrianus isolate YW-2024 breed Bactrian camel chromosome 24, ASM4877302v1, whole genome shotgun sequence genomic window:
- the ADCYAP1 gene encoding pituitary adenylate cyclase-activating polypeptide, with the protein MTMCSGARLALLVYGIIMHSSVYCSPAAAGLRFPGIRPEDDAYDEDGSPLQDFYDSDPPGVGSPASALRDAYALYYPAEERDVAHEILNKAYRKVLDQLSARKYLQTLMAKGVGGNLGGGADDDSEPLSKRHSDGIFTDSYSRYRKQMAVKKYLAAVLGKRYKQRVKNKGRRIAYL; encoded by the exons ATGACCATGTGTAGCGGAGCGAGGCTGGCCCTGCTGGTTTACGGGATAATAATGCACAGCAGCGTTTACTGCTCACCtgccgccgcaggactccggttCCCTGGGATCAG GCCGGAGGACGACGCGTACGACGAGGACGGAAGCCCGCTGCAGGACTTCTACGACTCGGACCCGCCGGGCGTGGGGAGCCCCGCCTCCGCGCTGCGCGACGCCTACGCGCTCTACTACCCCGCGGAGGAGAG AGATGTCGCCCACGAGATCCTTAACAAGGCCTACCGAAAAGTTCTGGACCAGCTGTCCGCCAGAAAATACCTGCAGACGCTCATGGCCAAGGGCGTGGG TGGGAACCTAGGCGGCGGCGCGGACGACGACTCGGAGCCCCTCTCCAAGCGCCACTCGGACGGAATCTTCACCGACAGTTACAGCCGCTACCGGAAACAAATGGCTGTTAAGAAATACTTGGCGGCTGTCCTAGGGAAAAGGTATAAACAAAGGGTTAAAAACAAAGGACGCCGAATAGCGTATTTGTAG